The region AGCCCTGATTGATGCGCATCAGGGTTTCCTGCGACAGCTCTTGCGCCACGGCAGGGTCACCCACATAGCGCTCAAGGTAATGCCGCAGCGCCTGCGTCAGATCGTCGGCAATCGCCCGAAACGTGGGCGGCTCAGCTTCATCGTTCATTCTGGATTCCTCGGTTGAACGCGCTCAGGCAGGCCGCAGGAAGCGCGTCCGGGTCAGCGATGCGCCACACCTCAAAGTGCCTGCGCATCTTCAGCCCGATGGTCAGCAACACGCATTGGCTACGCTTGGGCCGGATGTTTGTGCACAGCCGCATCCAGAGGCCGATGCGGCCCCGGTGGCCTCAGGTGCAAAGCCGGGCAGCATGGCCAGCGCCGTCTGCAGCGTCTTGCGCGCCGGAACCTGGCGGATTTTGTCGGCATGCAGGATGGCGGCGTGGATGGCCGCATCGCTCAGGCCCACTTGCCGTGCCTGTGGAATGTGGTACTCCATACAAGGCG is a window of Rhodoferax lithotrophicus DNA encoding:
- a CDS encoding carboxymuconolactone decarboxylase family protein; protein product: MNDLSPRDLELVAIGAAMGSNCPPCMEYHIPQARQVGLSDAAIHAAILHADKIRQVPARKTLQTALAMLPGFAPEATGAASASGCGCAQTSGPSVANACC